TCTAATTTAATACATTAATAAAACTCGCTAATTCATTGAATTATATAAATGAATATAGATCATAAACCGCCTTAAATTGACCATCATCAGACGCCGGCCCCGTCAGCGCGCGGCCCGTCTTTGTTCCGTCCGATCAGTATCTTGGGGATGAAGCGGCCATCACAACCCATTAGAGGTATGGCGTAAATCGCTGTTGACGCCAACCCGAAAAGAATCAAAAGTCTTTGTTATTGAACGGTTTTTCACCGAAATCGTTCTCCGATGTTCCGAGTTAGAGGGGGCGTCGGAACCACGGTTCCGACGTTTTTTGGCGGGGGTCTCGTACCCCCGCCCTTTTTTTCTGCACAGTCTGTGGAAAAGCGCCTCCGACGGACGTCGCCATCTAGTCGATATCCACGACCACGTGGCCGATCTTCGTCCCCGCCTCGACGCAACGATGCGCGTCGGCGATGCGCGCCAACGGAAAGCGTTCGGCGATGGCGAAACGCGCGCCGGTGGAATTCGCGGCGCTGGCGACACCCTTGTCGGCCACCCAGCGTTCGATGTCGCGCACGCAGCGCGCGCGTTGCGCCGGCGTGATCGTGTACATCAGCACCGGCCTTAGCAGCAGGTTCTTCAGGATCGTCGGGAAGAACGGCAGATCCACCTTGGGCGTCTTCGAGCCGTAGTACACGAGGATGCCCTCGTCGCGCAGGACCGCCAGGTTCGTCGCCATGTTCTCGCCGAGCTCGACCTCGACGACGCGGTGCACGCCGGCGCCTGACGTGATCGCGCGCACCCGCGCGACCACGTCCTCGGTCCGGTAGTTGATCACGTGGTCGGCGCCGGCCGCCTTGGCGTGCGCCGCCTTCTCCGGCCCGCTGACGGTGGTGATCACCTCGGCGCCCGCCCAGCGCGCGAGCTGGATGGCGTAGTGGCCGACCACGCCGGCGCCGCCCGACACCAGGACGGTCTCGCCGGTCGGCGCGCCGTCGGCGAACAAGCAGCGATGCGCGGTGATCACCGGGATGGCGAGGCAGGCGCCCTGCGCGAAATCCAGCGCCGACGGCAGCGGCACGGCCATCTCCGACGGCACGGCGCAGAGCTGCGCGGCGGTGCCGTTCCACCGGCCGTAGGCGGCGTTCCACAGCCAGACGCGCTGGCCGATCCGAGCCGCCGGCACGCCGGCGCCGACCGCGACGATCTCGCCGGCGGCGTCGCTGTGCGGGATCTGGCGGGGGATCGTCATCTTGGCGCGCAGGCCCATCCGGGTCTTCACGTCCGATGGGTTGACCGCCGAGGCGCGGATGCGCACCAGCACCTCGCCGGCGGCGGGGACGGGGTCGGGCAGGTCGCCGACCACCAGCACCTCGTCGGCGGGGCCGTTACGGTCGTACCAGGCGGCTTTCATCTCGATGTCCTTCGGTGATCGTAGGGCGTGGCCGGGCGGCCGACGCGGGGGGATGGCGGGCGGATCACGGCTTCGGCGCGTTCGCGGCCAGCAGGGCCAGCGCGCGCGCCATCGTCTCCGGTCCCGCCGAAGCCGGCGTGCCGGCGTCGAACGGCGGGTCCGGCGCGTATTCGATGGCGAGCTGCAGGGCCCTCGCGGTCGGCTCGTCGACCAGCCGCGCCGCCAGCGTCAGCGCCATGTCGATGCCGGCCGACACGCCGGCGGCGGTGACGTACTTGCCGTGCTCGACCACGCGCTGTTCGACCGGCATGGCGCCGAGGCGGCGCAGGGCGTTCATCGCCGCCCAGTGCGTCGTGGCGCGCCGATCCTTCAGCAGCCCCGCGGCGGCGAGGATCACCGCGCCGGTGCACACCGACGTGGTCCAGCGCGTCGTGGCGTCGACCGCGCGCAGCCAGTCGAGCGTCCGGGGATCGGCGACCTGCGGTCGCACGTCGCCGGCGCCGGGCACGACCAGCACGTCGGCGCGCGCCACGTCGGCCATGGCGCGCAGCCCGTCGAACTTGAGGCCGGTGTCGGTGGTCACCGCGCCGCCATCGCGCGCCACCGGGAACGCGCGCGCGCCGGGCAGGCGCGACAGCACTTCCCATGGGCCGATCGCGTCGAGCGTGGTCATGCCGTCGTAGAACAGGAAGACGATGTCCATTTGGCTCCGTCCGTGGTCAACGCCGCCACTCTTGCATCGGCGGCGCCGGCCGGCTACCTCCGGCGCCGGCCGACGACGGATACAGGCTTCGCCCATGCGGGACGACGCCATCCGTGGTATGAGGCCGGCGCAGTCAACCACAGGATATCGGAACCGGGCCATGGCGGGC
The genomic region above belongs to Rhodospirillales bacterium and contains:
- a CDS encoding NADPH:quinone reductase; translation: MKAAWYDRNGPADEVLVVGDLPDPVPAAGEVLVRIRASAVNPSDVKTRMGLRAKMTIPRQIPHSDAAGEIVAVGAGVPAARIGQRVWLWNAAYGRWNGTAAQLCAVPSEMAVPLPSALDFAQGACLAIPVITAHRCLFADGAPTGETVLVSGGAGVVGHYAIQLARWAGAEVITTVSGPEKAAHAKAAGADHVINYRTEDVVARVRAITSGAGVHRVVEVELGENMATNLAVLRDEGILVYYGSKTPKVDLPFFPTILKNLLLRPVLMYTITPAQRARCVRDIERWVADKGVASAANSTGARFAIAERFPLARIADAHRCVEAGTKIGHVVVDID
- a CDS encoding DJ-1/PfpI family protein; translated protein: MDIVFLFYDGMTTLDAIGPWEVLSRLPGARAFPVARDGGAVTTDTGLKFDGLRAMADVARADVLVVPGAGDVRPQVADPRTLDWLRAVDATTRWTTSVCTGAVILAAAGLLKDRRATTHWAAMNALRRLGAMPVEQRVVEHGKYVTAAGVSAGIDMALTLAARLVDEPTARALQLAIEYAPDPPFDAGTPASAGPETMARALALLAANAPKP